ATATCTCAAAATTAAGGAAAGAGGAACTGTTTAAATATTTCGGTATAGCTTTTCAGGATTTTTCAAAATACAGTATAAGCTTAAAGGAAAATGTAGCTATTGGAATGACAGAAAAAATGAAAGATGAATCAGCGATTGATAAAGCTATTGGAAAAGGAAACTTAACCACATTAATTCAAAGGCTTTCTTATGGAGAAAATACTATTTTAGGTAAGCAATATGATAGAAATGGTCAGGATTTGAGCGGAGGACAGTGGCAGAAAGTTATTTTATCAAGAGCCTATATGGGCGAGCCTGAAATTTTAATACTTGATGAGCCTACAGCTTCTATTGACCCTATAGAAGAAATGCGAATGTTAAATCAGTTTAAAGAGATTATTGAAGGGAAAACTGCTGTTTTAATATCTCATCGTATAGGCTTCGCAAGGCTTAGCGATAGGATATGCATTATGGAAAAGGGCAGCATAGTTGAAGAGGGGTCACATGAAGAGCTTATGAACCTTAAAGGAAAATATTTTGAACTTTTCACATCTCAAAAGGAATTGTATGAGGAGGTAGGTTAAGTGAAGTACATGCTTAGCAGCTTTTTAAAAACAAATAAGTATATATTTAAATGTTCACCTACTAAGTATATGGTTTATGTTTTATTAAATGTAATGTCTGTTGTAGAAACAGTTGTAGTTCTTAAGTCAATGGAATTTATTACCAATGCGGTATACAGGCTCTTTACTAAAACTTCAAAAGGTTTTAACAGAGAAATGAATGTCATAATTCTATATGGATTAGCTTTAGCACTACTTTATTCAGCATCTATATTAAGGCAATTACTTTTGAAGAAAATAACTCTTGAGATTTCTTTTAGGTTTGAAAAAGACTTAAATTCAAAATTGAGTACGATTTTATGGGATTACTATGAGAAGCACGAAACCTCTGTGAAAATTTATGAGGTGAGAACAAAATCTCTTTCCTCCATGCTTTCTTTAATAGACAGTAGCATGTTTTATATTACTACATTCATATATATTTTTGTTTATGGATTTTTTTTGTCTCAAATAAATTTTTTTGCTGTTATAGTATATTTAACTCTAGTTGTATCTTCAATCAAAGTATCTGATAGAGTATTTAATGAAGTAAGAGATATATGGGATAAAATACAGCCTTACAGTCAAAAACAGAATTACTTCTTTGGCATAAGTGGAAATAAGACTGAGCACCAGGAGTATAGATTTAACAGGATGTTCAATTTTGTAAGCAGCAGGTGGGAAAAATATTTTGATGAGGAGTATAAGCTTAGACTTAAAATATTTAAAAAATATGAAATTACTCTTCAAACTGCTAGAATTATTTTAAATACGCCATATATACTTATGATGATTTATGTTTCTTATGAAATTGTAATCGGAAGGTATGAAATAGGGTTTTTGATACTTTGTCAAAGCATGTTTAACAATATTGTTAATACTTTCGGAGGAGTTCAGGATTGTATAAATAAAGATAAAATAGAAACCAAGTTTACGAAAAGCTTTTTTGATATTCTAGATTTAAAGGATGAAGAGAAGCGTTTTAATGATGAGACTATAAAAGGCAATATCAGTTTTAGTAATGTTGTATATTCTTATCCACAATCAAAAGCTAAAGCTCTAGATAATTTTAATTTTGAAATAAATCAAGGTGAAAAAATTGCCATAGTTGGACATAATGGAAGCGGTAAAACAACCTTTACCAATCTTTTGATGGCTCTTACTAAAAACTTTGATGGAAATATTGAAGCTGACAAAAACTCCGATAACGTGTTTTCTCTGCTTAGAAACAGCATATCATGTATACTTCAAGACTTTTCTCAGTATCAAATGACAATAAGAGAAAATATAGAGATTGGAAATATTGAATATAAGTTTAGCGATAATGAGATAATTGATTTTCTGGATAAGGTTGGTCTTAAAGAATATGTGCTTTCACTTTCAAATGGTATAGACACAAGGCTTGGTCAGCTTGAAGAAGGTATAGAATTATCTAAAGGACAATGGCAGAGAATGGCTATAGCAAGACTTCTAACAAATGATAAAGCAACAGTATGGATTTTAGATGAACCTACAGCTTACCTTGATCCAATTTCTGAGATTGAAATATATGATTTGATTTATAGACTTGCAGGGAGTAGAACCGTGTTTTTTATATCTCACCGTCTAGGTTTTGCTAAAAAGGCAGATAGAATTGTCGTCTTTGAAAACGGTAGGATTATTGAAGAAGGAACTCACCATCATTTAATGAATCTAGATGGGGAATATGCAAAGATGTATAAGAATCAGGAAAGTTGGTATGTAGCATGAGAAGGATATAAACAACATTAATTATTATTTTATTGCAGATAATTAGCAGCCTAAAATTGATTTTTAATTATAAAAATATTACAATAACAGTAAGTTATTGTAATTAAAGTTTAAATGGAGGATTTATGATAAGAATAGCAATTTGCGATGATGATGATGTTATACTAGGCTGCGTATGCAATAAAGTAAAAGCGGCTACTGATAAGCTTAAGATTGAGGTTGACATAAAGACTTTTGTAGATGCAAATATGCTGCTTAGAGATACAAATCAGGGAAATGAACTTGATATACTTTTTTTAGATATAGATATGCCTAAAATGAGCGGATTTGAAACAGCTGAAATTATAAGAAGCTTTAATAAGGAGGTAATTATAATATTTTTAACTTCAATGGAAGAGCTAGTATATGAGT
The genomic region above belongs to Clostridium swellfunianum and contains:
- a CDS encoding ABC transporter ATP-binding protein; the encoded protein is MLSSFLKTNKYIFKCSPTKYMVYVLLNVMSVVETVVVLKSMEFITNAVYRLFTKTSKGFNREMNVIILYGLALALLYSASILRQLLLKKITLEISFRFEKDLNSKLSTILWDYYEKHETSVKIYEVRTKSLSSMLSLIDSSMFYITTFIYIFVYGFFLSQINFFAVIVYLTLVVSSIKVSDRVFNEVRDIWDKIQPYSQKQNYFFGISGNKTEHQEYRFNRMFNFVSSRWEKYFDEEYKLRLKIFKKYEITLQTARIILNTPYILMMIYVSYEIVIGRYEIGFLILCQSMFNNIVNTFGGVQDCINKDKIETKFTKSFFDILDLKDEEKRFNDETIKGNISFSNVVYSYPQSKAKALDNFNFEINQGEKIAIVGHNGSGKTTFTNLLMALTKNFDGNIEADKNSDNVFSLLRNSISCILQDFSQYQMTIRENIEIGNIEYKFSDNEIIDFLDKVGLKEYVLSLSNGIDTRLGQLEEGIELSKGQWQRMAIARLLTNDKATVWILDEPTAYLDPISEIEIYDLIYRLAGSRTVFFISHRLGFAKKADRIVVFENGRIIEEGTHHHLMNLDGEYAKMYKNQESWYVA